The Zavarzinella sp. genome includes a window with the following:
- a CDS encoding sigma factor-like helix-turn-helix DNA-binding protein, which translates to MPEGEPRQSKEPGASSSIAVPIDDFLQADHPLLNQREKKILSLRYCNPEGGEVITLEKVGKQLGLSKERVRQVQATALSKLRAALQVAEQV; encoded by the coding sequence ATGCCTGAAGGTGAACCCCGCCAGTCGAAGGAACCAGGGGCCAGCTCCAGCATTGCAGTTCCAATTGACGATTTCCTGCAGGCAGACCACCCACTGTTGAACCAGCGGGAAAAGAAGATCCTTAGTTTACGCTACTGCAATCCGGAAGGTGGCGAAGTAATTACCCTCGAGAAAGTGGGGAAACAACTCGGCCTGTCAAAGGAACGTGTACGTCAGGTTCAGGCTACCGCACTGAGCAAACTGCGTGCCGCACTACAAGTAGCGGAACAGGTGTAA
- a CDS encoding sigma factor, with protein sequence MRTNHPTSKRNLCLSDNSNAPHSVVHESFEADDAYELYQPENAQSLDSSHNYMPDDITRDIAKRMHYAAFRWKRSKGVAESRKWQQAYIALRDQIVLGNRKLVYQAVRRRMAMSNRADDLIGDCQIVLIQAVAAYNPWMGIRFSTYATPASCGHWHVWPRNYRTTGSASPLHWM encoded by the coding sequence ATGAGAACGAACCACCCGACCTCGAAGCGGAATTTGTGTCTTTCCGACAATAGCAATGCACCCCACTCGGTCGTCCACGAATCGTTCGAAGCAGATGATGCCTACGAACTTTACCAGCCAGAAAACGCCCAATCATTAGACTCTTCTCATAACTACATGCCAGACGACATCACGCGGGACATTGCCAAACGTATGCACTACGCTGCATTCCGCTGGAAACGCTCCAAAGGTGTGGCAGAATCCCGCAAGTGGCAGCAAGCGTACATTGCTCTCCGTGATCAGATTGTTCTTGGAAATCGCAAGTTGGTTTATCAGGCGGTACGCCGCCGAATGGCAATGTCGAACCGTGCCGACGATCTGATTGGAGATTGCCAGATTGTGCTCATTCAGGCAGTAGCAGCCTACAACCCATGGATGGGGATCAGGTTCAGCACCTATGCTACACCTGCCTCGTGCGGGCACTGGCACGTCTGGCCCAGAAATTATCGAACGACTGGCTCAGCAAGTCCGCTTCACTGGATGTGA
- a CDS encoding alpha/beta hydrolase, whose translation MKIFSAIICSHALVLGAYAQVPKNIGPKVPEGTTIHRNVAYGTHLERNVLDLYVPKSASKPPLLIWVHGGGWQGGSKNGNNPLIPFLSEGYAVCSINYRLSQHAIFPAQIQDCKQAIRFLRKNAEKYEINAAKIVVAGASAGGHLVALLGTSGDVKELAEEKADLQISDRVQGVIDFFGPTDLTLMNQHATVKGPIDHDSPNAPEARLIGGAIPENKEKAAKANPLTYVSKDDPPFLIFHGTQDNLVGWKQSEILHEALQKAGVASKFVKVEKVGHSMQVLTEDNRKLMQKFIADHLPK comes from the coding sequence ATGAAGATTTTCTCAGCAATTATCTGCAGCCACGCACTGGTGCTGGGTGCGTATGCCCAGGTTCCCAAAAATATCGGGCCCAAGGTGCCTGAAGGCACCACGATTCATCGAAATGTGGCCTATGGCACGCACCTGGAACGGAATGTGCTGGATCTTTACGTGCCAAAATCGGCCAGCAAGCCACCATTGTTAATCTGGGTGCACGGTGGTGGCTGGCAGGGCGGTAGTAAAAATGGCAACAATCCGCTGATTCCGTTTTTGTCGGAAGGATATGCTGTCTGCTCGATCAACTATCGGCTAAGCCAGCACGCCATTTTCCCCGCACAGATACAGGATTGTAAGCAGGCGATCCGTTTTTTACGCAAGAATGCGGAAAAATACGAAATCAATGCCGCAAAGATCGTGGTGGCAGGTGCGTCCGCAGGTGGGCACCTGGTGGCACTGCTGGGCACCAGTGGCGATGTGAAGGAACTGGCGGAAGAGAAAGCTGACCTGCAAATCAGCGACCGCGTGCAAGGGGTGATCGATTTTTTTGGTCCCACCGATTTGACGCTGATGAACCAGCACGCCACGGTGAAAGGGCCGATTGATCACGATTCGCCGAACGCACCGGAAGCACGGCTGATTGGTGGGGCAATACCAGAGAACAAAGAGAAAGCTGCCAAAGCCAACCCACTGACCTACGTTTCAAAAGATGATCCCCCGTTTCTGATTTTTCATGGCACGCAGGACAATTTGGTGGGCTGGAAACAAAGCGAAATCCTGCACGAAGCACTGCAAAAGGCGGGTGTCGCCAGCAAATTTGTCAAAGTAGAAAAGGTGGGCCACAGCATGCAGGTGCTAACCGAAGATAACAGAAAGCTGATGCAGAAGTTTATTGCGGATCATCTGCCAAAGTGA
- a CDS encoding trypsin-like peptidase domain-containing protein, producing MISRLPERALFTFLSVACVGLGIYAVTLAQPGLPKLPPPPVQGNLLPDVNTRPLVLSETESTNVKVYQQVNGSVVNITTKGVDDSFLLLPPTRQGSGSGCVLSQLGHILTNYHVVEGSDEINVTLSDGSSFPARIIGTDPNNDLAVLRIDAPREKLKPIPWGDSDQLSVGVHVYAIGNPFGLERTMTSGMVSSLGRTLKADNGRLIRDVIQTDAAINPGNSGGPLLNTRGELVGITTAIIGKAGQNSGVGLAVPGNTARRVSEELIRFGKVVRPDAGIEAAYRTEKGLLIARLTENGAAERAGLRGPEVRVLRRGLVTQFVQIDRSKADLITAVDNKDVRTMDEFLSAIEAHKPGEQAILTVVRNGQAMNVRVTLDESRR from the coding sequence ATGATTTCGCGTTTACCAGAACGAGCTTTATTCACCTTTCTTTCGGTAGCCTGCGTCGGCCTGGGGATTTATGCCGTCACTCTGGCTCAGCCTGGCTTACCCAAGTTGCCCCCACCACCAGTTCAGGGGAATTTGCTGCCGGACGTCAATACACGTCCGTTGGTGCTGTCCGAAACGGAATCGACAAACGTCAAAGTGTATCAACAGGTCAACGGTAGTGTGGTCAATATCACCACCAAAGGTGTGGATGATTCATTTTTGCTGTTACCACCCACCCGACAGGGTTCCGGCTCGGGCTGCGTGCTCTCCCAGCTAGGCCACATTCTAACGAACTACCATGTGGTGGAAGGTTCGGATGAAATCAACGTCACGCTATCCGATGGTTCCAGCTTTCCTGCCCGCATCATCGGTACCGATCCGAATAACGACCTCGCAGTTCTGCGAATCGATGCCCCACGCGAGAAGTTGAAGCCGATTCCCTGGGGAGATTCTGATCAGCTTTCCGTGGGGGTGCATGTCTATGCGATTGGCAATCCGTTCGGATTGGAACGCACGATGACTTCGGGCATGGTAAGCAGTCTTGGCCGCACGCTGAAAGCGGATAACGGTCGACTGATTCGGGATGTCATTCAGACGGATGCCGCCATTAACCCAGGCAATTCGGGCGGCCCACTGTTGAATACTCGTGGCGAACTGGTTGGAATCACCACCGCAATCATTGGCAAGGCTGGTCAGAACAGTGGTGTGGGGCTTGCTGTTCCGGGAAATACCGCCCGCCGCGTGTCCGAAGAGCTGATTCGTTTTGGCAAAGTAGTGCGGCCAGACGCGGGAATTGAGGCAGCTTACCGCACAGAGAAAGGGTTACTGATTGCCCGCCTGACGGAAAATGGTGCCGCAGAACGGGCAGGCTTACGTGGGCCCGAAGTTCGTGTGCTTCGACGCGGACTGGTCACTCAGTTTGTGCAGATTGACCGATCGAAAGCAGATTTGATTACCGCCGTCGATAACAAGGATGTCCGCACCATGGATGAGTTTTTGTCGGCAATTGAAGCCCACAAACCGGGCGAACAGGCAATCCTGACAGTGGTGCGAAATGGTCAGGCGATGAATGTGCGTGTTACGTTGGACGAATCCCGCCGCTAA
- a CDS encoding serine protease, whose amino-acid sequence MSTKPVRFLLLSLALLLPSQRTWAEDDPEVLYKNVVNSAVFIVVPDRGGIGMGSGSLIDAEKKLVLTNYHVVADQKTVWVQFPVYDKKTKDMVTDKKKYMDRIKYGEASKGTVLYRSTSRDLAIVELDRVPPGAKPIPIAVKPVGPGRTVFSIGSPGALNQVFGFTEGRVRTVGQDEIEYVDKDDPRYTFKVKCRVITATNPTNPGDSGGPMFDNSGSMVGVTTGGMPSQQNVSYFIDASEVLGFLKEKGITLSGKAGTGSVTSIVPKDPKDPSNPKTPGAVTDELEKKAKNILALASAYADDPALASAYKKALSDVISKYPMTNAAKEAKQILDRLK is encoded by the coding sequence ATGTCCACCAAACCGGTGCGGTTCTTGTTGCTTTCTTTGGCCTTGCTATTACCATCCCAACGCACATGGGCGGAAGATGATCCTGAAGTCCTTTACAAAAACGTTGTGAACTCAGCAGTGTTTATTGTGGTTCCTGACCGCGGTGGGATTGGCATGGGATCAGGTTCGCTGATTGATGCCGAAAAGAAACTGGTTTTAACAAACTACCACGTTGTGGCCGATCAGAAGACGGTTTGGGTACAGTTTCCTGTCTACGATAAAAAGACGAAAGACATGGTGACGGACAAGAAAAAATATATGGACCGCATCAAATACGGTGAGGCATCCAAAGGGACGGTTCTGTATCGTTCCACGTCTCGCGATCTGGCGATTGTAGAACTCGACCGTGTCCCACCTGGAGCCAAGCCGATTCCGATTGCTGTGAAACCCGTGGGGCCAGGCCGCACCGTCTTTTCAATTGGTAGCCCTGGTGCCTTGAACCAGGTGTTTGGTTTTACAGAAGGCCGCGTACGTACTGTGGGACAGGATGAAATTGAGTATGTGGATAAAGATGATCCACGCTACACCTTCAAAGTCAAATGCCGTGTGATTACTGCCACCAATCCCACCAACCCGGGTGATTCCGGCGGCCCCATGTTTGACAACTCGGGTTCGATGGTGGGTGTTACTACAGGGGGGATGCCATCCCAACAGAACGTGAGTTACTTTATTGATGCTTCGGAAGTTCTTGGTTTCCTGAAAGAAAAAGGGATTACCCTCAGTGGCAAAGCTGGTACCGGAAGCGTTACTTCCATTGTGCCCAAAGATCCGAAAGACCCCAGCAATCCAAAGACCCCTGGTGCTGTAACAGATGAACTGGAAAAGAAAGCCAAGAACATTCTGGCGTTAGCAAGCGCCTATGCAGATGACCCCGCACTGGCTTCTGCTTACAAGAAAGCACTTTCGGATGTGATTTCCAAATATCCCATGACGAATGCTGCGAAAGAAGCAAAACAGATCCTCGACCGCCTGAAGTAA
- a CDS encoding SDR family NAD(P)-dependent oxidoreductase yields MADNFFGLNGKVAIVTGAGQGIGAAIARRLAAAGAKVAIFDMSPEPAHTVAAEIGGKAVIGDVTNEADVQRIVQEVESSLGPVDLVVNNAGITGRTVVSWELQKDEFAKVMDVNVIGPFLLCKAVIPGMMARNYGRIVNIASVAGKEGNPTMAPYSASKAAVIALTKSLAKEVAGKANITVNSVSPAVIHTPILDGVAPETVQYMVSKIPMGRTGTPDEVAALVHFLVSGDASFTTGQCYDISGGRSTY; encoded by the coding sequence ATGGCAGACAATTTCTTCGGATTAAATGGGAAAGTGGCAATTGTAACAGGTGCTGGTCAGGGGATTGGAGCCGCAATTGCCCGTCGATTGGCTGCTGCCGGCGCAAAAGTGGCCATTTTTGATATGTCGCCTGAACCCGCCCACACGGTGGCAGCAGAAATCGGTGGGAAGGCAGTCATTGGCGATGTGACCAACGAAGCTGATGTTCAGCGAATTGTGCAGGAAGTCGAAAGCAGCCTGGGCCCGGTCGATCTGGTAGTGAATAACGCCGGTATTACTGGCCGCACCGTGGTTTCGTGGGAACTGCAGAAAGACGAATTTGCCAAAGTGATGGATGTGAACGTGATTGGCCCATTTTTGCTCTGCAAAGCGGTCATTCCAGGCATGATGGCCCGTAATTATGGCCGAATTGTGAATATTGCGTCTGTGGCAGGAAAAGAAGGGAACCCCACGATGGCTCCGTATTCTGCCAGCAAAGCTGCAGTGATCGCCCTGACCAAGTCGCTGGCCAAAGAAGTGGCTGGAAAAGCAAATATCACGGTCAATTCTGTGTCGCCTGCAGTTATCCACACCCCAATTCTCGATGGGGTCGCACCCGAAACGGTGCAATATATGGTTTCCAAGATCCCGATGGGCCGCACCGGCACACCGGATGAAGTGGCTGCACTGGTCCATTTCCTCGTCAGTGGGGATGCCAGTTTCACCACCGGACAGTGCTACGACATCTCCGGTGGCCGCTCTACTTATTAG
- a CDS encoding tyrosine-protein phosphatase has product MEVLSNQEVTSDRLRRIGFYLQLLGGAAIAAIIVIGPLAYISFRKPTYRNFRVVDEGKLYRTAQLNEAGLERVILEYGIRTVVSLRYADDGEPSPPDEWEEQVCQRLGVQHVRIRPGYHEGDHGEKNARVAYDRFIELMRNPNNHPVLIHCFRGVHRTGCFCAVYRMNVQKWSNEEAIQELIDFGYDKLKEESDVYNFMKSYRP; this is encoded by the coding sequence ATGGAAGTACTTTCAAATCAAGAAGTTACGTCAGATCGCCTGCGGCGGATTGGCTTTTATCTTCAGCTCCTGGGTGGGGCCGCAATTGCGGCAATTATCGTCATTGGCCCACTGGCATACATCAGTTTTCGCAAGCCAACCTATCGGAATTTTCGAGTGGTCGATGAAGGGAAGTTGTACCGCACCGCCCAGTTGAATGAGGCAGGCCTGGAACGGGTAATTCTGGAGTATGGAATACGCACCGTGGTCAGTTTGCGCTATGCGGACGATGGCGAACCTTCCCCACCAGACGAGTGGGAAGAACAGGTCTGCCAGCGGCTGGGAGTGCAGCACGTCCGGATTCGACCTGGTTACCACGAAGGGGATCATGGCGAAAAAAATGCCCGTGTTGCTTATGACCGGTTTATCGAATTAATGCGAAATCCAAACAACCACCCAGTATTAATTCATTGCTTCCGTGGGGTGCACCGTACGGGCTGTTTTTGCGCTGTTTACCGAATGAATGTGCAAAAATGGTCAAACGAAGAAGCAATTCAGGAATTAATTGATTTTGGATACGATAAACTGAAAGAAGAGTCCGATGTATACAACTTTATGAAAAGCTACCGACCATAG
- a CDS encoding PP2C family serine/threonine-protein phosphatase — protein MSFFNEIEHSAKTHVGIKRPHNQDAFVVQQAPDKDNWHTVGHLYLVADGMGGHAVGEKASAKAVQEIPLKFVKCIATDGPANALRKAFQEANAGIHAIGESNPEFRGMGTTATALVLRGEGAWVAHVGDSRAYRIRDGSIQQLTYDHSYSWELARRLGIPPEEMEDVKKNVIVRSLGPDALVQVDIEGPYPLQSGDAFLLCSDGLSNLVTPDEIGAIVSSMPLPEATEFLIELANLRGGPDNITAIAVRIGQTTESMAIDPADKQFLQKIQKSFLGKIPWPMWLLLLGILLALGFVVASMAAWKGGVLLFACSLLSMVAGMIGLIMQTRKRPEQSDLEAPPATKANIHRQYPIRIDQSLVDRWKNLTLQIKEQLEAREWKTEWTQYKKHVDEATRCMIDSDYLVAFRSFSRALHVLSRSFNKNRPKEESFKPKWDNNSGG, from the coding sequence GTGTCTTTTTTTAACGAGATCGAGCATTCGGCGAAAACGCATGTGGGTATCAAACGACCCCACAATCAGGACGCGTTTGTAGTGCAGCAAGCTCCTGACAAGGACAACTGGCACACCGTGGGCCATCTGTATCTGGTCGCAGATGGCATGGGCGGCCACGCCGTGGGTGAGAAAGCCAGCGCCAAGGCGGTGCAGGAAATCCCACTGAAGTTTGTGAAATGTATCGCCACCGATGGCCCCGCCAATGCCCTGCGGAAAGCTTTTCAGGAAGCAAACGCTGGTATCCACGCGATTGGCGAAAGTAATCCGGAATTTCGCGGCATGGGCACCACCGCCACCGCACTGGTGCTGCGGGGTGAAGGTGCCTGGGTTGCCCACGTGGGAGACAGCCGGGCGTACCGCATTCGCGATGGCAGCATCCAGCAACTGACCTACGACCATAGCTATTCCTGGGAACTGGCTCGACGCCTGGGTATCCCACCGGAAGAGATGGAAGATGTCAAAAAGAACGTCATTGTTCGTTCTTTGGGGCCGGATGCCCTGGTTCAGGTGGATATCGAAGGTCCTTACCCACTGCAATCGGGCGATGCGTTCCTGCTGTGCAGCGATGGACTATCCAACTTAGTCACGCCCGATGAAATCGGCGCGATCGTTTCTTCGATGCCGCTGCCGGAAGCCACCGAATTTCTGATCGAACTGGCCAATCTGCGTGGTGGGCCGGACAACATTACCGCCATTGCGGTCAGAATTGGTCAGACCACCGAATCGATGGCGATCGATCCCGCAGATAAGCAGTTTCTGCAGAAAATTCAGAAAAGTTTTCTTGGCAAAATCCCCTGGCCGATGTGGCTGCTGCTGTTAGGAATCTTGCTGGCTCTGGGCTTTGTTGTTGCCTCGATGGCTGCCTGGAAAGGTGGCGTGCTGTTATTTGCCTGCTCGCTGTTATCCATGGTGGCAGGGATGATCGGCCTGATTATGCAGACCAGAAAACGACCCGAACAGTCCGATTTGGAGGCGCCTCCCGCCACCAAAGCCAATATTCATCGGCAGTATCCGATCCGAATTGACCAGTCCCTCGTCGATCGCTGGAAAAATCTGACGCTGCAGATTAAAGAACAATTAGAAGCTCGGGAATGGAAAACCGAATGGACGCAATACAAAAAACATGTCGATGAAGCCACGCGGTGCATGATCGACAGCGATTATCTGGTGGCGTTTCGATCGTTTTCGCGGGCACTTCATGTGCTGAGCAGGTCGTTTAACAAAAATCGACCGAAAGAAGAATCATTCAAACCGAAGTGGGACAACAATTCAGGCGGCTGA